In the genome of Neofelis nebulosa isolate mNeoNeb1 chromosome 8, mNeoNeb1.pri, whole genome shotgun sequence, one region contains:
- the AMIGO2 gene encoding amphoterin-induced protein 2, producing the protein MSVRLHTLPTLPGVVRPGCRELLCLLVITVTVSRGASGVCPTACICATDIVSCTNKNLSKVPGNLFRLMKRLDLSYNRIGLLDSEWIPVSFVKLNTLIIRHNNITSISTGSFSTTPNLKCLDLSSNRLKTVKSAVFQELKVLEVLLLYNNHISYLDPSAFGGLSQLQKLYLSGNFLTQFPMDLYVGRFKLAELMFLDVSYNQIPSLPMHHINLVPGKQLRGIYLHGNPFVCDCSLYSLLIFWYRRHFSSVMDFKNDYTCRLWSDSRHSHQVLLLQDSFMNCSDSIINGSFRALGFIHDAQVGERLIVPCDSKTGNANTDFIWVGPDNRLLEPDKDLENFHVFRNGSLVIESPRFEDAGVYSCIAMNRQRLLNETVDVTINVSNFTVNRSHAHEAFNTAFTTLAACVASIVLVLLYLYLTPCPCKCKSKRQKNVLNQSNAHSSILNPGPASDAPADERKAGAGKRVVFLEPLKDTAAGQNGKVRLFPSETVIAEGILKSARVKSDSDSVNSVFSDTPFVAST; encoded by the coding sequence ATGTCTGTACGTTTACACACACTGCCCACCCTGCCTGGAGTTGTCAGACCGGGTTGCAGGGAGCTGCTGTGTTTGTTGGTGATCACGGTGACTGTGAGCCGCGGCGCCTCCGGGGTGTGCCCCACCGCTTGCATCTGTGCCACTGACATCGTGAGCTGCACCAACAAAAACCTGTCCAAGGTGCCTGGCAACCTGTTCAGACTGATGAAGAGACTGGATCTGAGTTACAACAGGATCGGGCTTCTGGATTCCGAGTGGATTCCAGTTTCCTTTGTTAAGTTGAACACTCTAATAATTCGTCATAACAACATCACCAGCATTTCCACGGGCAGTTTTTCCACAACTCCAAATTTGAAGTGTCTTGACTTATCATCCAATAGGCTGAAGACCGTGAAAAGTGCAGTGTTCCAGGAGTTGAAGGTTCTGGAGGTGCTCCTTCTGTACAACAATCACATCTCCTATCTCGACCCTTCTGCTTTTGGAGGGCTCTCCCAGTTGCAAAAACTCTACTTAAGTGGAAACTTTCTGACACAGTTTCCCATGGATTTGTATGTTGGGAGGTTCAAGCTGGCAGAACTGATGTTTCTAGATGTTTCTTATAATCAAATCCCCTCCCTGCCAATGCACCATATTAATTTAGTGCCAGGAAAACAGCTGAGAGGCATCTATCTTCATGGCAACCCATTTGTCTGTGACTGTTCCCTTTATTCATTGCTCATCTTTTGGTATCGTAGGCACTTTAGCTCAGTGATGGATTTTAAGAATGACTATACCTGCCGCCTGTGGTCTGACTCTAGGCACTCCCACCAGGTGCTTCTGCTCCAGGATAGCTTTATGAATTGCTCGGACAGTATCATCAACGGCTCCTTCCGTGCACTTGGCTTTATTCATGACGCTCAAGTCGGGGAAAGGCTGATCGTCCCCTGTGACAGCAAGACTGGTAATGCAAATACTGATTTCATTTGGGTTGGTCCAGATAACAGACTGCTGGAGCCGGATAAAGATCTGGAAAACTTTCACGTGTTTCGCAATGGAAGTCTGGTTATAGAAAGTCCTCGTTTTGAGGACGCTGGAGTGTATTCCTGTATTGCGATGAACAGGCAACGCCTGTTAAATGAGACTGTGGATGTCACAATAAACGTGAGCAACTTCACCGTGAACAGATCCCATGCCCATGAGGCATTTAACACAGCTTTTACCACTCTCGCAGCCTGCGTGGCCAGTATCGTGTTGGTACTTTTGTATCTCTATCTGACGCCCTGTCCCTGCAAGTGTAAAAGCAAGAGACAAAAAAACGTTCTCAACCAAAGCAATGCCCATTCGTCTATCCTCAATCCTGGTCCTGCTAGTGATGCCCCCGCTGATGAACGGAAGGCAGGTGCCGGTAAAAGAGTGGTGTTTTTGGAACCCTTGAAGGATACTGCAGCAGGGCAGAATGGGAAAGTCAGGCTCTTTCCCAGTGAGACGGTTATAGCTGAGGGCATCCTAAAGTCCGCGAGGGTGAAATCCGACTCAGATTCAGTCAATTCTGTGTTTTCAGACACACCCTTTGTGGCATCCACTTAA